The genomic stretch TTGGTTGGCGTTTATCCCAAAGACAatctccgctgtgatcggcgccatgttgttttgtcacatgacctcgAAAGTTTAACCTTTTAGTGACAGCACTAAAGAGTCttttgaactgagatcagtcggtctCAATGAATTTAAGTATTAGTGAagccaaaatgtgtgtgtatgtagggttgcatgaggttgttaattgattgtATATGCTTCGGTAGAAGTcatcaaatgtcatttttttaaaaatcatgcttcttttttttttttgggatttttcccctttttctcccaatttggaatgcccaattcccaatgcgctctaagtcctcgtggtcgcatagtgattcgcctcagtccgggtggcggaggacgaatcccggttgcctccgcgtctgagacagtcaacccgcgcatcttatcacgtggcttgttgagcgcgttgccacggagacatagcgcgtgtggaccacgctcaattcaccatgcgccccaccgagaacaaaccacattatagcgaccacgaggaggttaccccatgtgactctaccctccctagcaaccgggccaatttggttgcttaggagacctggctggagtcactcagcacgccctgggattcgaactagcgaactagcgaactccaggggttgtagccagcgtattttaccactgagctacccaggcccccttaaatcatgctttttaaagaaatttgtgctgaataactacactacctGCGAATTGTGATGCAAAAGATCCTCCAATAAGACATTATTGCAGCAAACAAAGAGAGCCAAATGAGCTCTGCAGCGCTGTCAACTCCCGTGACATACTGTGAATGTTGTAATTGAATCCGTCTCCAAACACTCTCAAACTTCATGCCCttgctggctggtttggttcatgtcttagaactcttatatggaggattttatgaaatccctatggaaaaaataaatggaaccAAGGTGGCTGAAAGAgtaggtgggcactgttgcgctttattTCCTTtgatgcatcacgatcttcatttgaacgatctcgatatcgattcttaaatcccaagatcgatcttttatacgcaaccctccactacaatgaggaAATCAGAGGAATGAGAgcaaccaaattttgtgctatgcaactaaaatgtatatatttggcaactggctggtaaatgtgtAGATTTcattcaccagtaattgtgtagtatagtggtggagtatttagCAGCGAGATTATTTcattgcatgttgagagtaaaagtcgaaaacccatttgtcattgaataatgtctcttttaataccctttctttacagtcaaaaaatgaaataaaagaaatatttaattctaatcacgcattGCACAGATCTGATAAAGCCTTTTGAGTCCCTCTCATTAAAATGCGCTCATCTAcggacgctctttacagaaatgccggttttgacagtagcacgtgttcaacaaatcaatgtagatacttataaatagtacaaattatgcaattaaacaataaacatgtaacaaaaataatgttaaatatatttattgatttaatatatggatttgttaatttttaaaaagccaaaatgtgacaaatgatgaaaaatgtatacatttttattttcataatgtacctagttagaaggtcccctgtataattaacagcattagctgggagagaatttatttcatgtgTAAGCAAAAGTGAcatcataactgaaatataccacatatgaatcgatatcaaatcaaaatcggaatcgaatcgagagcttgtgaatcggaatcaaatcgggaagtctgtatcaatacccagccctactctaGGGTTCTGATTAGAGGtataccgatatatctgttttaccgattaatcggtgcctagttgctttttggaactattggttatcgtcacaattattattattttttactctttGGCTCGCGCTGGAGGTTTCTACAGTATAACGGCggcagaggtgaaataaaaacaatctgacATTGTTAATATTaagtattaaaatataaaatgaatcTTCATGGGAATTTGCTGTATCTGACAATATTCATCCTTTGCTTTTTATCCTCAGttcaatgcattttttattttgattagataatcaagtgttttaaattgacgcacataCGTTGATACGTTGTcacatatcttgtgaataatacaCTAAAAAAACTCAATTCCTTATTGAACCTTATCTGGTAAAATGCACTGGATATACATGCAAAATCCTTCATCTGGTGTTGATagtctataaaaagcttaatttggtaaatacttaaatatagagcattgtaatgaaGTCTCCGTCatctcaaaataagagtccccagtgtgtttcgggcttgtttatagttaaaagtcttaCATTATTAACCGAATCTGAATTGTTTagtttgaacaataaactgcatctaggattttactcattttgtacCCTTGGGTCTGTGCCCATCAAAGTAATGAAAAAGAGCAGTAAttaaaaaactatcggctgattaatcggttatcagccttttcctcTACCTTAGTTATCATATTGTCAAactccactatcggtcgacctctagtgctAATATTTATGGTTGTATGCCAATATGTAAAAAGTATATGATGATGAAGGATCAACTGGCTATagatttaaaatcagatgattacCATTCCGAGGATGTAATCAGTAATCGGCACATTCTCATAGTCACGGTTCCCACGGTCAATATCGGTGAATTCTAAAATAGTTTTTTCCAGAtgtttttatattcatatttctttttaatgaatcgatCGAAGTGATTCACAAATTAGTCTGAATGATTCACTTAGTGAATCAGTCTGAATTTGAAtgaatggtttttatactgtttaTTTTATGAATAATCCTCAGTAATCGCAAGTGACTGAAAAGGTCAttaaaatgtcatggaaattcattgtttaaaaaaaaaaaaaaaaaaaaagtgtgggaaccctgcatgGTTTGATGTTTTTGTTAGGAGTCACTATTATTCTGAACTACCAATTGCATTATTAAAGTTACCCTCAATAACCTGAAGGTGGCGCTGTAATGCAGCAAACAGAAATTTGGTTATTGCCTATTTGCATATCCTGAAGTTGTTTTCAGCAGTCAGTGCAGACAATCTGGCCACATACCTGTTTTGAATGGTTTTATGGTTTAAAAGATGCTCACTCTGtccttttttctgttttctcAGAACTCACAGTTGTCTCATTCTCCATTTCCTGCTGGTGTCGGTCCTGTTCTCTCTCAGATACAGAGAGCACAACTGCTCAACTCTCAGGTGAGTTAATGTGTCACATATTTgcatttgatgggaaatgtgaTGGATTAACCCTTTAATGATTAAGTAATGACTACTTTATGAAACTGTGTTTACCTAATTGAGAAGTATTTTAATGGAATCtgctattaatttaatttgtttataattagATTAATATTAAACTTTTGAAATAATGGAGTGTGTTCAATTGCATAATAACAATAGCATAAACCATTCAGTGGTGGGATTTACAGTATAGTACGAGTGATACTGGACTTTCCATCATGCCTTTAATCATAGAAATATGACAAACTCTCTTTTCATTGCTCATTCTGTTATCTCATGTTACACTCTTTTGGTTGGTCAGTTCCAGCGCGGTCCTGGTCCATTATTACAAGGAGGTGTTGGGGGTTTTAGACCGTTCTTTGGGCAGTCTGGCCCTAGAGTGAGTCTCCACGGCCCACTGCTCAGCCACGCACCTATCCGACATAACACCACCCACCTCCACCCTCAGCACCGCAGGATGCTCAACCAGAGGATGCAGAGCAGGGGCTCAGGGTGAGTACCATCAGCATGGCCTGGAGAAAGCACCACTTTGAAATGCCACATGTAAATGTTTCTCTCTGTTACTCAAATGCTCAGAGATCATGTCGGAGGGAGAGGTGTTGGGGAAAGGAAAAACAGAGACCCGTACAGTAATCTGATGACTCAAAGAGAGAAAGAATGGGTAGCTCGAATCCAAATGATGCAGCTTCAAAGCACCGATCCTTACCTGGATGACTACTATTACCAGGTAATGACACTTCTACACTTACTCATTCGAaatgaaagggatagtttgccaaaACATGATACTCACTAttatgtcgtttcaaacccatataactttaaataaatattttggctatttcATTTCTATTTAATGGAAGTAAaaggggactggggctgtcaagctctgaATGGAGTCTATTGAAAGTATTACATATAATACATAAGTGACAGTTTAGAGCAGAAGAATCTAAAGAGGCTGTAGCTTCTATCGCTATTGCTGGTTGAGGATTCTTACCAATTCTTACTTCGCAGAATTACTATGAGAAGATGGAGAAGCGTCAGGAACGGGATAGAGACAACAGAAAGGAGCACACCACCAAACTCATCACTCCTCAGGTGGCCAAACTGGAGCACACCTATCGCCCAGGTACAAACCACACACAGCACAGTGGCACTAGCCAATCTCATTCATGTCAGTTAATATGATAAGAATGTAGTCCTAACTTAAAAGATACTTACAGCATAGCACTATTCAAGACTTTAAATGTATGCACTTCTGCACAGATGATTACATCAGTAAGTGATCTTTGTagtgtacaaccccaattccgaaaaagttgggacagtatgaaaaatgctaataaaaacaaaaaggagtgatttgttaattatattcaccctttgctatattgaaagcaccacaactgcatattatatgttgttttaccttgtgaattttattgctTTTCAAATCAGAttgcaacacattccaaaaaagttgagacaggggcagttTAAGTTAAGTTGATACTAATaccaatttgatgagttgaaataaggcgatgggaaacaggagatgttaaacaggtcaggcaattgtgtcatagtagtgtatactgtataaggagcctccaaaaacagcctagtccttcaagagcaaggatcgttcaagacttgtcaatttgccaacagatgcttcagcaaataatccagcattttgagaacaatgttccccaaagacaaattggaaggatcttgggcatttcaccctctacagtgcacaatatagttaaaagagtcaaggaatctggtcaaatctcggcaCGTAAAGGTCAAGATGAAAACCTTTTCTGAATGCACATGAtatctgatccctcagacgtcactgtcttaaatacattcatctgtaatggatatcatgaacatgggcttgggattactttagtaaacctttgttagtcaacaccactcaccactgcatccacagatgcaggttaagactttactacataaaggagaagccatacatcaacactgtccagaagcgctgccgacatctctggtctcatcttagatggaaagtagaacagtggaactgtgttttttgatccgatgagtccacatttcaaaaagttttggaaaaacacagccattgtgttctccgggacatccaagctgttattagcgtcaggtccaaaagccagtgtctgtatgggccaggggtgtgtcggtgcccatggcatgggtaactcgcacatctgtgagggcaccattaatacagacagatatgtaaaaattttggagcaacatatactgccatccagcgctgtcttttccagggacgtcccagcattttccagcaggacaacttcaaaccacatactgcctggattacaagtgcatggctgtgtgagcagagagtgcgggtgctagattggccagCCTagagtcctgacctgtctccaatcgAGAATGTGTTGAAGCACACCAtctggcaacgaagaccctgtaaaattgtgcagctaaagacctacataatggatgaatgggggaaaattccactttccaaacttacaaacttgtgtcttcagtgcccaaatgcttaatgagtgttattagaagaaatggtgatgtttcacagtggtaaacactcgactgtcccaacatttttggagcgagttgcaatcatctgatttgaaatgactgcacattaaaaaaataaaaaataaaaaaaaattcacaggttaaaacatcatataatgtgtagttgtagaccTTTCAGTGTAGCAAAGGGTgatttataatttacaaatcacttatttttgtttttattagcattattcatactgtcccaacttttttgaaagTAGGGTTGTATAATATAGCTACAGGCAGCAATTTGTAGCTTAATAGGCAACATATTAGAAATGTATCCTGTATGATTCATGACTGTTCGTAATAGGAAACAATGATTTGCATTTCATGGGAAAGAGTTTCTCATAAATGATGTCCTGTTTAAATGGTCTAATACATTGTATgctgttggtgtgtgtgtttcacagtGCAATTTGCTGGCTCGTTAGGAAAACTCACTGTCTCCAGTGTGAACAATCCAAGGAAAATGATTGATGCTGTGGTGACCACTCGCAGTGATGATGAGGTCGGTTGTCTTAACGCCAACTAAAGCACAGATAACACTTTAGCAAGTAACTTTCTTATAGGGTTGTGGTGAGGTCCAAAATCTCCCATAATAAAGTGAACTTTGTTCAGTTCTGtctgtttttaattttagtttgttGTGATCTTTTTCTTTAAATTATAGTCAAATGTAGCATGTCACATGTCGTGTGGTCACTGCTTGTTTCTGTCACATTGAAGGAGAAACGTGAGAAACAGGTGTGGAATAAAAGGCGGCAAATCCTTTACACTGTGGAGAAGGTAAGAGATCTTTATCTACTGTAACGCTCCTTGTGTTTTCATTCTGATAGGATTAGTACAAATGACAGTCTCAAATGACATAATATGTATTGTTAGCaaatattatactatatatatatatatatataagcaaatattttattatgcaGATGTACAGTCTACTGCTAGAAGTGCAAGACTTTGAGAAGAAGTTCTTGCAGACCCCTGAGCACCAAAGAGATGCCCTGCTAGAACAGCATAAAACCCACACACTGCAACTCTACAACTCCCTCAGAGAAAAAGAGTGGGACGACCGGTGAGCAAGACCtaaattgtaaattatttcaATGTAGAGTTTATTTAGATAGAGTGGAGACCAAAATGCTCAAGGTGAAGACCCAGTGTAACATTTAATTGGTTTCCTGTCTGTCCTCCTGCAGAGTGAGTGATGAGCATTGTTTAATGATCATGTCTGTGCGCAAGGGGAAACGTCTCATCTCCAGACTCCTCCCCTTATTGTCACATCCCCAGGCTGCTGCTGTTGTCATGGCAATAGCTAGGAAACTCCCAGCCTTGGTCAAGAAAGACAAGCAAGACCAGGTAAAACGTTAcacaatgtatgtatttattatgtTATGTCAACCCTAACTCAAACCTAATTCAAGTTCACTCATAAAGCATTTAATCTTTGGAGGTCTCTGAATGGCTCTATTTTTGGTCGTATTAGGCATTCCTATTTCTGCAAGGGTGTTTTTACATGGTATGTGGTGAGCAGCAAGCTATGCTTGCGATCTTGCTGCCTCTCGTGTGTACAGGCGTTTTCCATTCTTCTTGAAGCGGCGCAAAATGTGCAAATGGTAGTGCAATGATGCCACCtactgcttcagctcagatacTGCGTCTCTGAGGCGGTAACtgtaaatattatattacatgttgcatgtaagtcagcacataaagctaaataaaatggcacttatttcttcaataaatgtgtcattactagggatgggcattttgatcattttgtctactcaagtACATTTCAACAAAAtagtaataaatgtgtaaatacataaatatttaaaggcacagtcatacattatgaaataatttaacttcagaaaacactgtaaatattaaagaaattaacaaataggcttgtgccacataatttttattttttttatttttttttgcatagcagttttcatttattagtgcttattttgtaatataattattaaataattgttaaatgtgtaattctgtgtttattattaggttccaaccttgtgaatatattgttaaaaatgtttaggcaacagcttgtatcataataaaaaaatgcaatttcatgacaaatgcattgatagaatgtgaaatttgtaatataaaaataaaaaaaaagctaaaatgtgaaatataaattaaaatgtactatCCCTCTCATATTGTTTGAAGTCATTACGCTTgcatgttgtcaaaagtctggcgagtaaaatcaaacatttactagccaatggcaattctttctccaacatgtccATAGAGGGATGGTAGTGTGctattatgaaataaatatataattgtatatattaaTGGCGTCTCCACAGAGTTctgcattttcttaaaaaaaaaaaaaaaaaaacgaaaggaGACTTCATGTAACTTCATCTTTTTGTTGCATGTTACTTCATCTTTTTATTGGCAAATTACAAAAGTATAAATAGCATCACAATAATCGTTAAAATGGGAGGGCTCCAAATGAACATTCAAAATTCACTGAACACTACCAAAAACCCATCTAGGAAAGAAATGATATTTTCCATTTTCTAAAGTTGATTTCTGAGACGGCAACTGCAGAAGAGCAAATTAAAGGTGTTCCATAGGTCTACAAACTTCACACGTCGTCTGTCTtccacagatttttgtttttttacctggtACACCGACTTGTGCACTCTCAGCTTCCCATTAGTCTCTATGAAAGTTATATAGCTCAGGAAATTCAGCAAAGTGTGAAAGTGGGTCTTTACAGCCTCTCAGTGGATAGAATAAGATGTGGAAACCCTTCGAATGCTGTAAATTCAATAGCATGGTCTTGAAGGCATGATCTTGCAGTAGCAAAATGagcagggtccaaaatgaacactTGACAAGCaccaaatgagaaaaaaatgggCTTTGGCGCATaattataaagttactgataaaAGTGAcatgttttattcaagtcaaaaacatacaatccatatacagtattaatgaaaacatctgTTGTGAATCTGGCATCTTCGAACAACTTCGATACCTTGTTCCTGTAGGTACTGTGTTGGTTGGTGGAACCAGTCATGATGGTAATCCAGTCCATGTCGAGTACCTCCCTCACTGATCTCCTTCAGGAGCTGCAAGGCAGTGAAGGACAGCTTACCCTCGTGCTGCAAAATAAGGTACTGGACTCTACTTTTCATCTAACTTAATAACATATGGATGCTATGTGGTTATATTTTACTTTTATCTGTTATAAATGAATCCACTGTGGTGTTGTTATCAGTTTGGTGTGACGCTGCTTTATCTGATtctgagtgagggagagagaatgCAGAGCTCTGATCCCAACTGTCAGCTTATGGATGACAACCGATGGTGAGCATGTGTCTGCTTATTAAAACAATTACAGGTGTTCCCTTCATTACAGACACATAGGATGTATAAAGCAGAACAATAG from Myxocyprinus asiaticus isolate MX2 ecotype Aquarium Trade chromosome 7, UBuf_Myxa_2, whole genome shotgun sequence encodes the following:
- the patl1 gene encoding protein PAT1 homolog 1 isoform X3, which produces MFSFQSLNEDCTLEEEGLVEEEDEIDQFNDDTFGAGAIDDDWQEEHARLAELDELVRDGPAEAGDTTSTSADSTAHTSALLPPASSSRLHSDIDEQAGGDLAESLTRLILGSDPAIAVVGTASSDRSHLPLMLSSQTHPSALAGQSSLLLSYQRQQKLLHRGSASLSQINSHSIWENNMGFSPVSVNSGLVNQTEDSPLLSIIKEVGLPKRPPALGREEGQDFSERVPPPRSSSPVIGSPPVRAVPIGTPPKQPMSQVFNHQNNHPSAVHVRASVPLRYPPPFPERLSPNNLLSIANSQLSHSPFPAGVGPVLSQIQRAQLLNSQFQRGPGPLLQGGVGGFRPFFGQSGPRVSLHGPLLSHAPIRHNTTHLHPQHRRMLNQRMQSRGSGDHVGGRGVGERKNRDPYSNLMTQREKEWVARIQMMQLQSTDPYLDDYYYQNYYEKMEKRQERDRDNRKEHTTKLITPQVAKLEHTYRPVQFAGSLGKLTVSSVNNPRKMIDAVVTTRSDDEEKREKQVWNKRRQILYTVEKMYSLLLEVQDFEKKFLQTPEHQRDALLEQHKTHTLQLYNSLREKEWDDRVSDEHCLMIMSVRKGKRLISRLLPLLSHPQAAAVVMAIARKLPALVKKDKQDQVLCWLVEPVMMVIQSMSSTSLTDLLQELQGSEGQLTLVLQNKFGVTLLYLILSEGERMQSSDPNCQLMDDNRWTELVFSVTRELLKVPSSVLSSPMFTPPNLVSLFSRYVDRQRLELLQEKLQITDLSR
- the patl1 gene encoding protein PAT1 homolog 1 isoform X2, producing the protein MNEINQSLNEDCTLEEEGLVEEEDEIDQFNDDTFGAGAIDDDWQEEHARLAELDELVRDGPAEAGDTTSTSADSTAHTSALLPPASSSRLHSDIDEQAGGDLAESLTRLILGSDPAIAVVGTASSDRSHLPLMLSSQTHPSALAGQSSLLLSYQRQQKLLHRGSASLSQINSHSIWENNMGFSPVSVNSGLVNQTEDSPLLSIIKEVGLPKRPPALGREEGQDFSERVPPPRSSSPVIGSPPVRAVPIGTPPKQPMSQVFNHQNNHPSAVHVRASVPLRYPPPFPERLSPNNLLSIANSQLSHSPFPAGVGPVLSQIQRAQLLNSQFQRGPGPLLQGGVGGFRPFFGQSGPRVSLHGPLLSHAPIRHNTTHLHPQHRRMLNQRMQSRGSGDHVGGRGVGERKNRDPYSNLMTQREKEWVARIQMMQLQSTDPYLDDYYYQNYYEKMEKRQERDRDNRKEHTTKLITPQVAKLEHTYRPVQFAGSLGKLTVSSVNNPRKMIDAVVTTRSDDEEKREKQVWNKRRQILYTVEKMYSLLLEVQDFEKKFLQTPEHQRDALLEQHKTHTLQLYNSLREKEWDDRVSDEHCLMIMSVRKGKRLISRLLPLLSHPQAAAVVMAIARKLPALVKKDKQDQVLCWLVEPVMMVIQSMSSTSLTDLLQELQGSEGQLTLVLQNKFGVTLLYLILSEGERMQSSDPNCQLMDDNRWTELVFSVTRELLKVPSSVLSSPMFTPPNLVSLFSRYVDRQRLELLQEKLQITDLSR
- the patl1 gene encoding protein PAT1 homolog 1 isoform X1, with the translated sequence MLVKYRRNESLNEDCTLEEEGLVEEEDEIDQFNDDTFGAGAIDDDWQEEHARLAELDELVRDGPAEAGDTTSTSADSTAHTSALLPPASSSRLHSDIDEQAGGDLAESLTRLILGSDPAIAVVGTASSDRSHLPLMLSSQTHPSALAGQSSLLLSYQRQQKLLHRGSASLSQINSHSIWENNMGFSPVSVNSGLVNQTEDSPLLSIIKEVGLPKRPPALGREEGQDFSERVPPPRSSSPVIGSPPVRAVPIGTPPKQPMSQVFNHQNNHPSAVHVRASVPLRYPPPFPERLSPNNLLSIANSQLSHSPFPAGVGPVLSQIQRAQLLNSQFQRGPGPLLQGGVGGFRPFFGQSGPRVSLHGPLLSHAPIRHNTTHLHPQHRRMLNQRMQSRGSGDHVGGRGVGERKNRDPYSNLMTQREKEWVARIQMMQLQSTDPYLDDYYYQNYYEKMEKRQERDRDNRKEHTTKLITPQVAKLEHTYRPVQFAGSLGKLTVSSVNNPRKMIDAVVTTRSDDEEKREKQVWNKRRQILYTVEKMYSLLLEVQDFEKKFLQTPEHQRDALLEQHKTHTLQLYNSLREKEWDDRVSDEHCLMIMSVRKGKRLISRLLPLLSHPQAAAVVMAIARKLPALVKKDKQDQVLCWLVEPVMMVIQSMSSTSLTDLLQELQGSEGQLTLVLQNKFGVTLLYLILSEGERMQSSDPNCQLMDDNRWTELVFSVTRELLKVPSSVLSSPMFTPPNLVSLFSRYVDRQRLELLQEKLQITDLSR